Proteins encoded together in one Chitinophaga sp. LS1 window:
- a CDS encoding arabinogalactan endo-beta-1,4-galactanase, which produces MRNFKILVAMLLLFACGKDNGATTTTTDTSGFAKGADISWLTEMEASGKKFYNAGGTEMDGIRLLQTLGVNAVRLRVWVNPTDGWCNKNDLLVKAYRAHSLGLRILIDFHYSDSWADPSQQTKPAAWSGMSVDELKTAVADHTTEVLTLLKEKGITPEWVQVGNETGNGMLWEEGKASTNMANYAALTNAGYDAVKAVFPAAKVIVHLQNGNDNSLFRWLFDGLKSNGAKWDVIGMSLYPTKDNWEALNTACYANMQDMISRYGSDVMICEVGMDQEQAATAKSFLTDLIAKSKSISNNKVLGVFYWEPEAYGAWKNYTMGAFDDSGKPTEALDAFK; this is translated from the coding sequence ATGAGGAACTTCAAGATACTGGTAGCAATGTTGTTATTGTTCGCATGTGGTAAGGACAATGGTGCTACAACAACGACCACAGATACTTCGGGATTTGCCAAAGGCGCAGATATAAGCTGGCTTACAGAAATGGAAGCATCCGGCAAGAAATTCTACAATGCCGGGGGGACAGAAATGGATGGTATCAGATTATTGCAAACGCTGGGTGTAAATGCAGTACGGCTACGGGTGTGGGTCAATCCTACAGATGGCTGGTGTAATAAGAATGATCTGCTGGTAAAAGCATATCGTGCACATAGCCTGGGTCTGCGTATCCTGATCGATTTTCACTATAGTGACAGCTGGGCGGACCCCAGTCAGCAAACCAAACCTGCAGCATGGTCCGGCATGAGTGTTGATGAACTGAAAACAGCCGTGGCTGATCATACTACAGAAGTGCTGACCCTGTTAAAAGAAAAAGGGATCACACCTGAATGGGTACAGGTCGGCAATGAAACAGGCAATGGCATGCTGTGGGAAGAGGGAAAAGCATCCACGAATATGGCCAATTATGCTGCCTTGACCAATGCCGGATATGATGCTGTCAAAGCAGTGTTTCCTGCTGCCAAAGTAATTGTACATCTGCAAAATGGCAATGATAATTCTTTGTTCAGATGGCTGTTTGACGGATTGAAATCGAACGGTGCAAAATGGGATGTGATTGGTATGTCATTGTATCCCACCAAAGATAATTGGGAGGCATTGAACACCGCTTGTTATGCGAACATGCAGGATATGATATCCCGGTATGGTTCTGATGTAATGATTTGCGAAGTGGGCATGGATCAGGAACAGGCAGCCACCGCCAAAAGTTTCCTGACTGATCTGATTGCAAAATCAAAGTCTATTTCCAATAACAAAGTTTTGGGTGTATTTTACTGGGAACCCGAGGCGTATGGCGCCTGGAAGAACTATACAATGGGCGCATTCGACGACTCAGGGAAACCCACTGAAGCACTGGATGCATTTAAATAA
- a CDS encoding DUF4982 domain-containing protein, with amino-acid sequence MMMIRWCLLFVLISNCLQAQNRQEYLLQKNWQFIQSDPSGAMEPNFNDKDWKTVFVPHDWAIYGPFDRNNDLQKVAVKQNGETVASTKTGRTGGLPYTGIGWYRNHFDVPAGTTVSLLFDGAMSEAKVYVNGKEACFWPNGYNSFSVDVTPYLTADGQHNLLAVRLENKPQSSRWYPGAGLYRNVHVIVTQKAHVPVWGTYVTTPYVSDAYAAVNLKTTIDNTGDADIKVITEILNAKGEKVAVKENIQKVTHGKPFEQNFIVNQPALWSPEAPNLYTAKSVIYMNGVQIDTYTTRFGIRDIRFVADKGFYLNGKLRKFQGVCNHHDLGPLGAAINVAALRYQLTLLKEMGCDAIRTSHNMPAPELVDLCNEMGFMMMIEPFDEWDIAKCENGYHRFFAEWAEKDMVNMLRHYRNDPCVVMWSIGNEVPTQCSPDGYKVASFLQDICHREDPTRPVTCGMDQVSCVLSNGFASMIDIPGFNYRVNRYKEAYGKLPQNLVLGTETSSTVSSRGVYQFPVVRKGDAVYKDHQSSSYDFEYCSWSNLPDEDLAMAEDNEWSIGQFVWTGFDYLGEPSPYDVDGWPNHSSMFGIIDLASIPKDRYYLYRSVWNKKAATLHVLPHWTWPGREGQVTPVFAYTNYPSAELFINGTSYGKRFKNDSTTQNRYRLMWMNAVYEKGEIKVVAYDENGKAAEEKIVRTAGKPHHIVLEANRDTIAADGNDLAYIRVKIVDKDGNLCPADQRLITFTVSGAGSYKAAANGDPTSLDLFHLPQMHAFNGELTTIVQSKEQAGEIIVEAKAKGLSPGKILLKSGF; translated from the coding sequence ATGATGATGATAAGATGGTGCCTGCTATTTGTGCTGATCTCAAATTGCTTACAGGCACAGAACCGGCAGGAATATTTGCTGCAAAAGAACTGGCAGTTTATCCAAAGCGATCCATCGGGCGCAATGGAACCAAACTTCAATGATAAAGACTGGAAAACTGTTTTCGTACCACATGACTGGGCAATATATGGTCCTTTTGATCGCAATAATGACCTGCAGAAGGTAGCGGTGAAACAGAATGGAGAAACCGTTGCCAGCACGAAAACTGGTAGAACAGGGGGCCTGCCTTATACAGGTATTGGTTGGTATCGTAACCATTTTGATGTACCTGCAGGAACGACCGTATCGCTGTTATTTGATGGTGCGATGAGCGAAGCAAAAGTATACGTGAACGGTAAAGAAGCTTGTTTCTGGCCCAATGGATACAACTCATTTTCAGTAGATGTGACCCCTTATTTAACGGCTGATGGTCAGCATAACCTGTTAGCCGTTCGTTTAGAAAATAAGCCACAATCTTCCAGATGGTATCCTGGTGCAGGGTTGTATAGGAATGTACATGTGATAGTTACGCAAAAAGCACATGTACCTGTATGGGGTACGTATGTGACTACACCTTATGTATCCGATGCATATGCTGCTGTGAATCTGAAAACAACCATCGATAATACAGGAGATGCAGATATCAAAGTTATCACAGAAATACTGAATGCAAAAGGAGAGAAGGTTGCAGTAAAAGAGAACATACAAAAGGTAACGCATGGCAAACCGTTTGAACAGAATTTCATCGTGAATCAGCCGGCATTATGGTCTCCCGAAGCCCCTAATTTGTATACGGCAAAGTCTGTGATCTATATGAACGGCGTGCAGATAGATACTTACACCACCCGCTTTGGTATACGTGATATCCGCTTTGTAGCAGATAAAGGATTCTATTTAAACGGCAAGCTGCGCAAGTTTCAGGGAGTATGTAATCACCATGATCTTGGGCCGCTGGGTGCTGCAATCAATGTAGCTGCATTGCGGTATCAACTAACGCTTTTAAAAGAGATGGGTTGTGATGCTATCCGGACTTCGCACAATATGCCTGCACCTGAACTGGTTGACTTGTGTAATGAAATGGGTTTTATGATGATGATAGAACCATTTGACGAATGGGATATTGCTAAATGTGAAAACGGGTATCATCGCTTCTTTGCAGAATGGGCAGAGAAAGACATGGTGAATATGTTACGCCATTATCGCAATGATCCTTGTGTGGTCATGTGGAGTATCGGTAACGAAGTACCTACACAATGTAGCCCTGATGGATACAAAGTAGCTTCTTTCCTGCAGGACATCTGTCATCGTGAAGACCCTACCAGACCGGTTACCTGTGGTATGGATCAGGTAAGCTGTGTGTTAAGCAATGGTTTTGCATCTATGATCGATATTCCGGGATTCAATTACAGGGTGAACAGGTATAAAGAAGCTTATGGTAAGCTGCCACAAAATCTGGTGTTAGGTACAGAGACTTCTTCTACGGTAAGTTCGAGAGGAGTATACCAGTTCCCTGTAGTAAGAAAGGGCGATGCGGTGTATAAAGATCACCAGTCATCATCTTACGACTTTGAGTATTGCTCCTGGTCCAATCTGCCAGATGAGGATCTGGCGATGGCGGAAGATAATGAGTGGTCTATTGGCCAGTTTGTATGGACGGGTTTTGACTATTTAGGGGAGCCTTCACCTTACGATGTGGATGGCTGGCCAAATCATAGTTCCATGTTCGGCATCATCGATCTGGCAAGTATTCCCAAAGATCGTTATTACCTGTACAGGAGTGTCTGGAATAAAAAAGCGGCTACATTACATGTACTTCCGCATTGGACCTGGCCGGGTCGGGAAGGGCAGGTAACGCCTGTATTTGCTTATACTAATTACCCTTCAGCCGAGTTATTCATCAATGGTACCAGCTATGGCAAACGGTTCAAAAATGATTCTACTACACAAAACCGTTACCGCTTAATGTGGATGAATGCAGTGTATGAAAAGGGTGAAATAAAGGTAGTGGCCTATGATGAAAATGGAAAAGCTGCGGAAGAAAAGATCGTCCGTACTGCGGGTAAGCCACATCATATAGTACTGGAAGCCAATAGAGATACAATAGCTGCCGATGGGAACGACCTGGCTTATATACGTGTAAAAATAGTAGATAAGGATGGAAACCTTTGTCCGGCAGATCAGCGGTTGATCACCTTCACCGTTTCTGGTGCAGGTAGTTATAAAGCGGCTGCTAATGGAGATCCTACTTCGCTTGACTTATTTCATCTTCCTCAGATGCATGCATTTAACGGAGAGTTGACCACCATTGTCCAGTCAAAAGAACAGGCAGGAGAGATCATTGTGGAAGCAAAAGCTAAAGGGCTAAGTCCAGGAAAGATATTGCTCAAAAGTGGTTTTTGA
- a CDS encoding phosphoribosyltransferase family protein, translating into MTFTYSLHKIHHPDSFGFSPDAYSRFKFGDDVVARDFGIALAEGYIRNHLHYVPPEKQLVVISSPYAFIPTATFAMKNHFVFRLNRWLAEEGYPVVQEAKVHRTITYKEDYGELNASERLKLIGNDSFHVDKAFLEGKTVIFLDDIRITGSHERMILRMVDEYELKNDICMLYFAELANHSIHPNIENYLNYHCVKSIFDLEKIIQGDSFQINTRIVKYILNYDYDSFCIFLQNQTENFVNLLYNMALGNGYHTIDAYARNLGFINTYIYPTNNIKA; encoded by the coding sequence ATGACATTCACCTATTCATTACATAAAATACACCATCCGGACAGCTTCGGTTTTTCACCGGATGCCTATAGCCGCTTTAAATTTGGAGATGATGTAGTAGCAAGGGATTTTGGTATAGCCCTCGCCGAAGGGTATATCAGGAATCATCTGCATTATGTGCCGCCGGAAAAACAACTGGTTGTTATTTCCAGTCCATATGCATTCATTCCTACGGCTACATTTGCGATGAAGAACCACTTCGTATTCCGCCTGAACCGGTGGCTGGCCGAAGAAGGTTATCCCGTAGTGCAGGAGGCCAAGGTGCACCGCACCATCACCTACAAGGAAGATTACGGAGAGCTGAATGCCTCAGAAAGGCTTAAACTGATTGGCAACGATTCTTTTCATGTCGATAAGGCGTTCCTGGAAGGAAAAACCGTAATTTTCCTGGATGATATCCGTATTACAGGCAGTCATGAAAGGATGATCCTGCGTATGGTGGACGAATATGAATTGAAGAACGATATTTGCATGCTATACTTTGCAGAGCTGGCCAATCATTCAATTCATCCGAATATCGAAAATTATTTAAATTATCACTGTGTGAAGTCTATCTTCGATCTTGAAAAGATTATACAAGGGGATAGTTTCCAGATCAATACGAGGATTGTAAAGTATATCCTGAATTACGATTACGATTCATTTTGTATCTTTTTACAGAATCAAACGGAAAACTTTGTCAATTTGCTATATAACATGGCCCTGGGCAACGGGTATCACACCATCGACGCTTACGCCCGTAACCTCGGCTTCATCAATACATACATATATCCGACAAATAATATAAAAGCTTAG
- a CDS encoding TerD family protein — translation MAINLQKGQREAINAPKFTIGLGWDTNSSSTGSGFDLDASVFILGDNKKILSDAHFVFYNNKKSPDSAVEHSGDNLTGEGAGDDEQIHVDLSKIDPNVSELCVVVTIHEAEQRRQNFGQVRNSYVRIVDSSSNQVLLKYELEEDFSIETAVEFGRIYKRNNEWKFEAVGAGMKGGLQDYLNKYN, via the coding sequence ATGGCAATTAACCTTCAAAAAGGACAGAGAGAGGCAATCAATGCGCCTAAGTTCACAATCGGACTTGGTTGGGACACCAATAGCTCTTCCACGGGCTCCGGTTTCGACCTGGATGCATCAGTTTTCATTCTCGGAGATAATAAAAAAATCTTATCAGATGCGCATTTTGTATTCTATAACAACAAAAAATCACCAGATAGTGCTGTAGAACATTCCGGCGATAACCTGACGGGTGAAGGTGCTGGCGATGATGAGCAGATCCATGTAGACCTGTCTAAAATCGATCCGAATGTATCCGAACTTTGTGTGGTAGTGACCATTCATGAAGCAGAGCAAAGGCGCCAGAACTTTGGCCAGGTAAGAAACAGCTATGTTCGCATCGTTGATTCTTCCTCCAATCAGGTACTGCTCAAGTACGAGCTGGAAGAAGACTTCTCTATCGAAACTGCCGTTGAGTTTGGCCGTATCTACAAGAGAAACAACGAATGGAAATTTGAAGCTGTAGGTGCCGGTATGAAAGGCGGTTTACAGGATTATCTGAATAAATACAACTAA
- a CDS encoding TerD family protein translates to MAINLQKGQRISLEKSNGTKLERVCVGINWGAIEKKGLFGLGKTKEAVDLDGSCVLYNENKQALEVVYFGNLQSKDRAVRHSGDDLTGDVNGDDGLDNEVITLDFSILSPNVTYVAFVLNSFRGQDFGSIPFASIRIYEGTPSRVTEVFARYDIAHDAAFAGHVSMVMGVFYKKNGEWKFNAIGEATKDRKLQETVDTVTRQYL, encoded by the coding sequence ATGGCTATCAATTTACAGAAGGGACAACGCATCTCCCTCGAAAAGAGCAATGGCACCAAACTGGAAAGAGTATGTGTGGGTATCAACTGGGGCGCTATTGAAAAGAAAGGATTATTCGGACTCGGCAAAACCAAAGAGGCCGTGGATCTGGATGGTAGCTGCGTATTATATAACGAAAACAAGCAAGCCCTGGAAGTTGTCTATTTTGGTAACTTGCAATCCAAGGATAGGGCGGTAAGACATAGCGGTGATGACCTCACCGGGGATGTAAATGGTGACGACGGACTGGATAACGAAGTGATCACACTGGATTTCTCCATCCTCAGTCCTAACGTCACCTATGTAGCTTTTGTACTCAACAGCTTCAGAGGGCAGGATTTCGGTAGCATTCCATTTGCATCTATCCGCATTTACGAAGGTACTCCAAGCAGAGTCACTGAAGTATTTGCCAGGTACGACATCGCACACGATGCCGCCTTTGCCGGACACGTATCCATGGTCATGGGAGTATTCTACAAGAAGAATGGTGAATGGAAATTCAATGCCATCGGAGAAGCTACCAAAGACAGAAAACTGCAGGAAACTGTTGATACAGTAACCCGCCAATACTTATAA
- a CDS encoding toxic anion resistance protein: MDINANTTTDVVIASPHIDREGNVDLTVVSSDESKKYDEVSKSLVPGDVNAILNYGAEVEKSMDKYSNDFLTSVRTFNSGEVGGHINDLLTELNYIDVDELEQGGFKSFMSKIPFFKKLVVDVKAMFQKYDTVIANVDKITNKIKAGRINSLKDNTALQTMFDNNVNYIKQMEELIISGQYKYNQLSIKLAEMEGNPTAYQDYEISDMREFLHRLDKRLADMKIVRFIMMQSLAQIRVVQNNNTAIAEKAQSIVSTTIPVWKNQLTIAVALQRQKANVEMQKKVADTTNTILQKNADMLKQNSIEVAKQNESTVVSIETLKRTTSSLIETLAEVKRIHDQGTENRKQLNTELQSLETELRKNVTNV; the protein is encoded by the coding sequence ATGGATATCAACGCAAATACAACAACTGATGTAGTCATTGCCAGCCCTCACATTGACAGGGAAGGCAATGTAGACCTCACCGTCGTTTCTTCAGACGAAAGTAAGAAGTACGATGAAGTCAGCAAATCCCTTGTACCCGGTGATGTAAACGCCATCCTGAACTATGGTGCCGAAGTGGAGAAATCCATGGACAAGTATAGCAACGACTTCCTGACCTCCGTACGTACTTTCAACTCCGGAGAAGTAGGTGGTCACATCAACGACCTGCTGACAGAACTGAACTATATAGATGTAGATGAACTGGAACAGGGCGGATTCAAATCATTCATGTCCAAAATACCTTTCTTCAAGAAGCTGGTAGTGGATGTGAAAGCAATGTTCCAGAAGTACGATACCGTGATCGCGAATGTAGACAAGATCACCAACAAGATCAAAGCGGGTCGTATCAACTCTCTGAAGGACAATACTGCCCTGCAGACGATGTTCGACAACAATGTGAACTACATCAAGCAGATGGAAGAACTGATCATCTCCGGTCAGTACAAATACAATCAGCTGAGCATAAAGCTGGCAGAAATGGAAGGCAACCCGACTGCATACCAGGATTACGAGATCTCTGATATGCGCGAGTTCCTGCACCGTCTGGACAAGCGCCTGGCCGATATGAAGATCGTACGCTTCATCATGATGCAGTCCCTGGCACAGATCAGAGTGGTGCAGAACAACAATACTGCTATCGCCGAAAAAGCGCAATCCATCGTATCTACCACCATTCCGGTGTGGAAGAACCAGCTGACCATCGCCGTTGCCCTGCAAAGACAAAAGGCGAATGTGGAAATGCAGAAGAAAGTAGCAGATACGACCAATACCATCCTGCAGAAGAATGCTGACATGCTGAAACAAAACAGTATTGAAGTAGCGAAGCAGAATGAAAGTACAGTCGTATCTATCGAAACACTGAAACGTACTACTTCTTCCCTGATCGAAACACTTGCCGAAGTGAAACGTATTCATGATCAGGGTACTGAAAACAGGAAACAACTGAATACAGAATTGCAGTCACTTGAAACAGAGCTGAGAAAGAATGTAACCAACGTATAA
- a CDS encoding ADP-ribosylglycohydrolase family protein codes for MTIDEKLRLASTSLFGLSIGDAFGETFFGNEDLITQRLIYKELKPGDWNVTDDTVMAIGIHNILAQEGKIDQQKLATEFARNYKLDDYRGYGGTAHAILRAIGEGEDWKTVSSCVFDGMGSMGNGAAMRAAPLGAYFHDDVETLVAQARLSAEVTHYNEEAIAGAIAVALAASIVIRQPALTAKEFFDFIIQHTPDSDTRSKIQKAATLPAHYDIRTIVSILGSGVKMLAQDTVPFALWCAAHHLDSFEDAIWTTVNGLGDRDTTCAIVGSIVVLSAGTEHIPQEWIDQTEDYRSTLFFNI; via the coding sequence ATGACCATAGACGAAAAACTACGCCTCGCCAGCACTTCTCTATTCGGTCTCTCAATCGGAGACGCCTTTGGAGAAACCTTCTTTGGCAATGAGGATCTCATCACCCAAAGACTAATTTACAAGGAATTAAAACCAGGCGACTGGAATGTCACTGACGATACCGTCATGGCAATAGGTATTCACAACATCCTCGCACAGGAGGGAAAGATTGACCAGCAAAAGCTCGCCACTGAATTTGCCAGAAACTACAAATTAGACGATTACCGTGGTTACGGTGGCACTGCTCACGCTATTCTGCGTGCAATAGGTGAGGGCGAAGACTGGAAAACAGTGAGTAGCTGTGTGTTTGATGGCATGGGCTCAATGGGCAATGGCGCCGCTATGCGTGCCGCCCCGCTCGGAGCTTACTTTCATGATGATGTGGAAACACTTGTGGCACAGGCCCGCCTTTCAGCCGAAGTGACCCACTATAACGAAGAAGCCATTGCCGGCGCTATCGCTGTAGCCCTGGCCGCCAGTATCGTGATCCGGCAACCAGCTCTTACTGCTAAGGAATTCTTTGATTTTATCATACAGCATACACCTGACAGCGATACCCGATCCAAAATTCAAAAAGCAGCCACATTACCAGCCCATTACGACATCCGCACCATCGTTTCGATACTTGGTAGCGGGGTGAAAATGCTGGCGCAGGATACGGTGCCTTTTGCCCTCTGGTGTGCAGCCCACCATCTGGATAGTTTTGAGGATGCTATCTGGACTACCGTAAATGGCCTTGGCGACCGGGACACCACCTGTGCCATAGTAGGGAGCATCGTTGTCTTATCTGCTGGTACTGAACATATTCCACAGGAATGGATCGACCAGACAGAGGATTACAGGTCCACTCTTTTTTTCAACATCTAA
- a CDS encoding DUF3375 domain-containing protein translates to MNKDDLFWLISSSPAIQMLRLRNTHWILPFLYSVFKEENRFSIPESQLVQMLAEALSLQEDGVEDLEEARINFGEDEETRSRKYILNWVQKRILQDLPDAEGNTRYQLSAYTEKVFQWMQTLQLRQHVGTESRFKLLFNSLRDIVENTEDDRGKKLEILRNKRAEIDKEIKALELGITPDRYNNAQVEERLELFTRLCYELISDFREVEDNFKQIHRTIVEQHTRAEQSKGAIIGFAFEAYDSLRNSNQGKSFYAFWDFLISRAGQEEWRELTEQLMHLVDERGIQADEFFLTNIKSLLLEQGKNVYDANDKMAEKLSRIISEKEIARHRRLRKQINSIKELVFGFKEEEDDVEAGISIDDSAEIRMILERKLTLEQKKTITEVKQPGTATEKIEDMTRFSRLLNTSHINKKYLWTKVEGVLKDKQTATLKEVLEASPLEYGLAEIISYYDFVREKGGKAYTVQNTTELIPLNAEQTRFLEVPYLLFGK, encoded by the coding sequence ATGAACAAAGACGATTTATTCTGGCTCATTTCCTCTTCACCTGCTATCCAGATGCTGCGCCTGCGCAACACTCATTGGATACTTCCATTCCTGTACAGCGTGTTCAAGGAAGAGAACCGTTTCTCTATTCCTGAGTCACAGCTGGTACAAATGCTGGCCGAAGCGCTCAGCCTACAGGAAGACGGCGTGGAAGACCTGGAAGAAGCAAGGATCAACTTTGGTGAAGACGAAGAAACACGTAGCAGAAAATATATACTTAACTGGGTACAAAAACGCATTCTGCAGGATCTGCCGGATGCCGAAGGCAATACCCGCTATCAGCTCAGCGCCTATACTGAAAAGGTATTCCAGTGGATGCAGACCCTGCAGTTGCGGCAACACGTAGGTACAGAAAGCCGCTTCAAACTCCTCTTCAACTCCCTCCGCGATATCGTAGAGAACACAGAAGATGACAGAGGTAAGAAACTGGAAATTCTCAGGAATAAGCGCGCCGAAATAGATAAAGAGATCAAAGCACTGGAACTGGGTATCACCCCAGACAGGTATAACAATGCCCAGGTAGAGGAACGACTGGAACTCTTTACCCGTCTCTGCTACGAACTGATCAGCGATTTCCGTGAGGTAGAAGATAATTTCAAACAGATACACCGTACGATCGTGGAACAGCATACCCGCGCTGAACAAAGCAAAGGCGCCATCATCGGTTTTGCATTCGAAGCCTACGACTCCCTGCGCAACAGTAACCAGGGTAAGAGCTTCTATGCTTTCTGGGACTTCCTTATCTCCCGTGCCGGTCAGGAAGAATGGCGGGAACTCACCGAACAGCTCATGCACCTGGTAGACGAAAGAGGGATACAGGCAGATGAGTTTTTCCTTACAAACATCAAATCCCTGCTGCTGGAGCAGGGGAAAAACGTATACGATGCCAACGATAAGATGGCGGAAAAACTAAGCCGTATTATCTCCGAAAAAGAGATTGCACGTCACCGCCGCCTGCGCAAGCAGATCAACAGCATCAAAGAACTGGTATTCGGTTTCAAGGAAGAAGAAGACGATGTGGAAGCCGGTATCAGCATTGACGACAGTGCTGAAATCAGGATGATCCTGGAACGTAAGCTTACCCTGGAACAGAAAAAAACTATCACAGAGGTAAAACAACCGGGTACTGCCACTGAAAAAATAGAGGATATGACACGCTTCAGCCGCCTGCTCAATACCTCTCACATCAACAAAAAATACCTGTGGACAAAAGTAGAAGGAGTGCTGAAAGACAAGCAGACCGCTACGCTCAAAGAAGTATTGGAAGCTTCGCCGCTGGAATATGGCCTTGCTGAAATTATCAGCTATTACGACTTCGTAAGGGAAAAAGGTGGCAAAGCATACACTGTACAGAATACCACAGAACTGATACCTCTCAATGCGGAGCAAACCCGCTTTTTGGAAGTACCTTATCTTTTATTCGGAAAATAA
- a CDS encoding DUF4194 domain-containing protein: MSTPVKILPYASLVVKLLKGPVEYVEKSAWEKLLQYKVELIIFLQQLGLTLVLDEQDGYAFVKHAMSEDEEAYVSWVQRRSFSYEESIMLVLLREMMAEFEISDSSSRELIKKRREIKEYAELFFKEGASRIRFLKDIDRLIDKVEENGFLQKTENNDLIDEQKFRIRKIIKAKVDGEALEQFQQQLLAHQETPVEAE, encoded by the coding sequence ATGAGTACACCTGTCAAAATATTACCCTACGCATCCTTAGTGGTCAAGTTGCTCAAAGGACCCGTAGAATATGTAGAAAAAAGTGCCTGGGAGAAACTGTTGCAATACAAGGTGGAACTGATCATCTTTCTTCAGCAACTGGGCCTCACACTGGTACTGGATGAACAGGATGGCTATGCATTTGTAAAGCATGCCATGTCAGAAGACGAAGAAGCCTATGTAAGCTGGGTACAACGCCGCTCTTTCTCTTACGAGGAAAGTATCATGCTGGTGTTGCTGCGCGAGATGATGGCAGAATTCGAAATCAGTGATTCTTCTTCCCGTGAGCTGATCAAGAAGAGAAGAGAGATCAAGGAATATGCAGAACTGTTCTTCAAGGAAGGCGCCAGCCGTATCCGCTTCCTGAAAGATATAGACAGGCTGATCGACAAAGTGGAAGAAAACGGCTTCCTGCAAAAAACAGAAAACAACGACCTGATCGATGAACAGAAGTTCCGCATCAGGAAGATCATCAAAGCTAAAGTAGACGGCGAAGCGCTGGAACAATTCCAGCAACAACTGCTCGCTCACCAGGAAACCCCTGTGGAGGCAGAGTAA